One segment of Macrotis lagotis isolate mMagLag1 chromosome 1, bilby.v1.9.chrom.fasta, whole genome shotgun sequence DNA contains the following:
- the CERCAM gene encoding inactive glycosyltransferase 25 family member 3, whose product MRPPPSVPRLLLLLLLSARPARGSSETPLPAVVVAVLARNAGYSLPHYLGALERLDYPRARLALWCATDHNIDNTTELLQEWLAAVGKDYAEVVWRPEGEPRLYPDEESPKQWTKERHQFLMELKQEALDFARAWGADYILFADTDNILTNNQTLKFLIGESLPVVAPMLDSQTYYSNFWCGITPQGYYRRTSDYFPTKNRQRQGCFQVPMVHSTFLLALRDKGVDQLAFYPPHPNYTWPFDDIIVFAYSCQAAGVSVHICNQHRFGYMNVPVKSHQGMEDEKVNFVHLILEALVDGPPMQPSAHVFLPPKKPNKMGFDEVFVISLARRPERRERMISSLWEMEIAGRVLEAVDGRALNSSSIKSLGVDLLPGYYDPYSGRTLTKGEVGCFLSHYSIWEEMVTRSLERVVVFEDDVRFEANFRQRLERLMEEVAQEQLQWDLIYLGRKQVTWEEEPAVEGVRHLVVANYSYWTLAYILSLSGARKLLEAQPLGRMLPVDEFLPIMYDRHPNEDYKKHFSPRDLRAFAVRPLLAFPTHYAGDAQWLSDTETSTIWDDDAQVTGWSGSRKTLRDPRLDRVGSSGHSLHSTSHDEL is encoded by the exons ATGCGCCCGCCGCCCTCTGTCCCCCGGCtcctgctgctcctgctgcttAGTGCCAGGCCCGCCCGGGGGTCCTCGGAGACCCCGCTGCCAGCCGTGGTCGTCGCGGTGCTGGCTCGCAACGCCGGATACTCCCTGCCGCACTATCTCGGGGCTCTGGAGCGACTGGACTACCCCCGGGCCCGCCTCGCCCTCTG GTGTGCCACAGACCATAATATAGACAATACAACAGAGTTGCTTCAAGAGTGGCTGGCTGCTGTGGGCAAGGACTATGCAGAAGTGGTCTGGCGACCTGAAGGAGAACCAAG GTTGTATCCAGATGAAGAGAGTCCCAAACAATGGACCAAGGAACGCCACCAGTTCCTCATGGAACTGAAACAAGAAGCCCTAGATTTTGCACGAGCTTGGGGAGCTGACTATATCTTG TTTGCAGACACTGACAATATCTTAACTAACAACCAAACTTTGAAGTTCCTGATTGGGGAGAGCCTGCCAGTGGTGGCCCCTATGCTGGACTCCCAGACATATTACTCCAACTTCTGGTGTGGAATCACCCCTCAG GGCTATTATCGGCGTACATCAGATTACTTCCCTACCAAGAATCGACAGCGCCAGGGCTGTTTTCAAGTGCCCATGGTACACTCTACCTTTTTGCTGGCTCTTCGGGACAAAGGAGTTGACCAACTGGCCTTCTATCCCCCCCATCCCAATTATACATGGCCCTTTGATGACATTATTGTCTTTGCCTATTCTTGCCAGGCTGCAG GTGTCTCAGTCCACATCTGTAACCAGCATCGTTTTGGGTACATGAATGTTCCTGTTAAATCACACCAGGGGATGGAGGATGAGAAAGTCAACTTTGTCCATCTAATCTTGGAGGCTCTGG TGGATGGCCCGCCTATGCAGCCTTCAGCCCATGTGTTCCTGCCCCCGAAAAAGCCCAACAAGATGGGGTTTGATGAG GTTTTCGTCATCAGTCTAGCCCGTCGGCCTGAACGTCGAGAACGGATGATAAGCTCCCTGTGGGAAATGGAGATTGCTGGACGGGTACTGGAAGCTGTGGATGGCAG GGCACTCAACAGCAGCAGCATCAAAAGTCTGGGTGTGGACCTTCTCCCAGGCTATTATGATCCCTATTCTGGCCGCACATTGACCAAGGGAGAAGTGGGTTGCTTCCTCAGTCACTATTCCATCTGggaggag ATGGTCACCCGGAGCCTGGAACGGGTTGTGGTATTTGAGGACGATGTGCGCTTTGAGGCCAACTTTAGGCAGCGGCTGGAACGACTAATGGAGGAGGTGGCTCAGGAGCAGTTGCAGTGGGACCTGAT TTACCTAGGGCGAAAGCAAGTTACCTGGGAGGAGGAGCCAGCTGTAGAAGGGGTGCGCCACCTCGTGGTAGCCAACTACTCGTACTGGACTCTGGCCTACATTCTGTCCCTAAGCGGGGCTCGGAAGCTGCTGGAGGCCCAGCCGCTGGGCAGGATGCTGCCTGTGGATGAATTCCTGCCCATCATGTATGACCGGCATCCAAA TGAAGACTACAAGAAGCACTTCTCCCCCCGGGACCTAAGAGCCTTTGCTGTGAGGCCCTTGCTCGCTTTCCCTACCCACTATGCAGGGGATGCTCAGTGGCTGAGTGACACAGAGACGTCCACTATCTGGGATGATGATGCTCAGGTCACTGGTTGGAGTGGCTCTCGAAAGACCCTGAGGGACCCAAGACTGGACCGGGTGGGCAGCAGTGGACACAGCCTTCATTCCACTTCCCATGATGAGCTCTAG